From Tachysurus fulvidraco isolate hzauxx_2018 chromosome 6, HZAU_PFXX_2.0, whole genome shotgun sequence:
acacactctcaccctctTACACACAGTcttaccctcacacacactctcactcaccctctcacacactcttacacacactcaccctctcacacacagtcttaccctcacacacactctcactcaccctctcacacacactctcaccctccctctcacacacactctcaccctcttacacacactctcaccctcttacacacactctcaccctctcacacacactctcactcaccctcttacacacactctcactcaccctcttacacacacactcaccctcttacacacacactcaccctcttacacacacacacacacacacacacacacacacacacactcaccctcttacacacacacacacacactcaccctcttacacactcacacactctcagtctCACACTCTCGGTCTCACTCTTTTACTAATACATGCTTTACAATAATATCTATGTATATTGCTAAGCAGACACTTTACCCCTTGCCTCAGCTGCCCCAGCCAGCCTCGCCCTGATCAGACCATGCCTCTCTTTGAGGCGAATGATCCGCACTTTAGGGAACTGAGACATGTAGATGTCCAGCTTGTCCTTCAGGTAGTCTACAACACAAAGAGAAGTAACCAGACACAGTAACTTACTACATAATGATTCTCCAGGGTTCCTGGTTCGACCTCAAGCTTAGACAACTGTCTGCGTGGGTTTCCCATGTTCCCTCTCTATCCGTGTGCGTTCCTCTGGTTTCCgcccacctcccaaaaacatgccagtaggcACACTGTCTATTctactctaaattgcccctaggtgttaaatgtatgtgtgcatggtgccTTGTGATGGAATGACATCCCATCCAAAGTCATACCTCTGCCTTCCTCTGGATCAACCGTgacactgaccaggataaagtggttcAGTAAAGAGAACTAAATCCTGGTTTGAAATCTTATCACAGACTGTATAAGTCACTTGTGCTTTATGTCAGTGTAATGAATTACAAATGCTCCATGCAGTTATGTGAAAGAGCAAACGAGTTGCCTGAATAGAATACAATAGAATAGAAAGCCTTTATTGGCAACGCATAGCTCTGCATAGATCAAAATTAGTTGCCGTTGAAAGGGAAGGAAATTTGGTACGATATTCGCAAAACCGAATATGTTGTATATCATTAGATCAACCAAATGGGTATACGTTTGATCTTAAGGCTTGTTGGGTTCATTTTGTGATGTAACAACATTCACTAGGTGTTCAGGACTAACTCAAACATCCAGTACGTTCATCTGACTACTCAGTTAAATTCTGTCCAAAGAATTTCAGAACAATTTCAGTACTTTAACAAAATAAGATTGTCtagtatataatatttgttGTCTTAATGAACCCTTCTCAACAcacctggagaaaaaaaaatcacgatgTCATTATCCAAAACACTTACAaaatgatttagattttttttttttacattatatactaTCCAACAAAGCACAAGCTGATCAAGCAAAAAGCAAGCACCCAAAAAAACATTCCGATCtcatcccaacacacacacatgcaccctaGCCTTTCCCTTTGACACACCTTTTGTACTGCAGTCATCCACCAGTAGAACCTCTTTGAGCAGGTGAGGTGGGGACCTGTTCAGCACGCTGTGAACAGAGCGAAGCAGAGTGGACCACACCTCGTCCACAAAGCAGAAGATCACACTCGTCGTAGGAAGGTCATTGTGGACAAGCATTTGGGAGCACCTGAATCAGGACAAGGATGAgattactttaaaataaaaatctatctaatatatatatatatatatgctttgtGCCAATGTGTATTGTTAAGAGCAAAATACCAAATTGAGACATGAACAAAAAAAGGATTGTCCTTGTTGTAATTGCACATTAAGTAATCCTACCCATAAGGAATCACACTCTAGAAGCCCTGACCACCAGAGTACATACAtgaacagatacagatatatttaaaaaattaatgaaaataaaagtgatCTACTCACGCTGGAGGTCGTGTGTCTGGAACAGCCCTGTCCACAGGAATCTGCTCGCTGAGGAACACATTGAAATAACCTTCGCTCCATCTGCGCTTGCTTTCTTCCTGATCATCCGGAGCCACGACCGCAGCCCAGCCAAACTGCCCCACTGCATGGGAATCCCTTGGTTTAAGGGTCGAATCCAGAGTCATGACCTTATGAAGCCCACCTTGTTTCGACACACCTGTAGAGTTCAAGAGCTCTCTGGTTTGGACTTTTGAAGCATTCAGAGGGGCTTGCGATGGTTTTCCTGAGACGTGAACTACAGCATTAACGGGCACCGAATCGGTCTTGTTATCTTTCACAACCGATTTATCAACAATCTGGACCTTCTGGATGGAGTTTTCCTGTTTCGCAGATCGTGTCGGTGTGTGAATGCTGTTTGATGAATCTTTTTGGACCTTTTTCAGTGTGCTGTCGGATTTATTAGACAAAACGACCTGCTGGGGTATTTTAATGTCCTGTGATGGTATTTGGTGGTCTATTGAAATGTTTGGTTGCAGTTTTTGCAGCTTTCCTTCCTGACCAGCAGATGGCGCCTTGGTTTTTGTAAGTACTCCTTTCTTCAAGTTTTCCCCAGCACCTGGAGTAACTTTGTTTCTTGGAGCGTTTTGCTTTTCCAAAGTTCCCTTGTGTCCAAATGATTTTGTATCTATGTGCACGTTGTTGGATTTGGACAAAGTTACAGATGAAATGTTACCactggacttctgtgctgctttAATAATGCCAGGCTTTTTTCGCCTGTAAACCTCAACAACTGGTCTGTTAAGCTGATCTAAGCTTTGAGACGTCTCCATATCCGGGTTCACCTTCTGGACACGGTGATGTCTGACGTTTGGGTTGATTTTCTTGTCCagttctctttctttcagcaCAAGATCTTTCATGAGCTGTCCATTCAAGTCTGCATTGGACAGCCTCAGTGCTGCCATGTCAAAAAGAAGCCACAATACAGaggcaacaaaaacaaacgcCAGGACCCTTCCGCTCCCTCTTAAATACTTACTGATCTTCATTTGgagatgttttggttttattgttttggttttgAAACTCTATTTAAACTTTCACCAGAATGGAGTCGTGACTGCGTGGCATCATCTCACTCCAATCCTTCTCTGGATACTTTCTTGTCCCATTTTGTCCACATGAAgtcaaaaaaagaaaccaaaacgTGACATTTACGCGTGAAAACAACTCGCGTGACACGTACGCTGTCCAGGTAACTTTACTAAGCGCGACATATCTTCCGGTTGCCAGATTGTAACAACTTACACTATTCACAATCATCGTTTTTTAACCTGATTATACTACTAGGAAAAAAATATCGTAACATACTATTTTGACGTAAAGGCGTGAACATCGGATATCCGTCATCATGAAGTAAAGCCTATGTAGTAGGATTATATAGAGATATAGTCAAAACGTAAATGGATGAATGtttccaatctggcaacccgtaTGAGAGGCACTCCTCCCATGTTCAACTAAACTCTAAAGCTCATATTTCATATATCTGATGAATGGAAATAGTTTCTAGTGTCAGCGTGTAAAGGTCGGGATTAATTGTCTGGGTAATAAAATTGTTCACGTTTAAAAATTTTAGATCTTAATTGTGTTGCCATGGATTATTCATAATGAGATTTTGTAGTCAAGGATCTTAGTCACACAGATCCTGGAAGAATCAGGGTCCTTTAAGGTGATTCTTTTTAACACGTGGTTACACGTGGATGACGTCATTTGACTTCAGGATGAGGCTGATGGGTACAGATTAGAATTGTAAATTGTACAATTGTAGAATTAGAATAGGAAATATGTATAGATAATagtaaaactaataataataattctaataataattctaataataataataataataataataactactactactaatgggggtcacggtgtcttagtggttagcacgtttgcctcacacctccagggttgggggttcgattcccgcctccgccttgtgtgtgtggagtttgcatgttctccccgtgcatcgggggtttcctccgggtactccggtttcctcccccggtccaaagacatgcatggtaggttgattggcatctctggaaaattgtccgtagtgtgtgtgtgccctgcgatgggttggcactccgtccagggtgtatcctgccttgatgcccgatgacgcctgagatagacacaggctcagacccgagaagttcagataagcggtagaaaatgaatgatactactactactactactactactactactactactactaataataataatagttgaaaatattattttcaaaatatactatatgaccaaaagtatgtgtaCAGCTGCCCCTCACACCCCATATTTGGGTCTCACCAAGTTAGTATCGGATGTCTTTGCATGCTCTAGACAATGCCCCTTTGCACAAAGCACACTCCATGGTTTGCCA
This genomic window contains:
- the LOC113660851 gene encoding polypeptide N-acetylgalactosaminyltransferase 5, with translation MKISKYLRGSGRVLAFVFVASVLWLLFDMAALRLSNADLNGQLMKDLVLKERELDKKINPNVRHHRVQKVNPDMETSQSLDQLNRPVVEVYRRKKPGIIKAAQKSSGNISSVTLSKSNNVHIDTKSFGHKGTLEKQNAPRNKVTPGAGENLKKGVLTKTKAPSAGQEGKLQKLQPNISIDHQIPSQDIKIPQQVVLSNKSDSTLKKVQKDSSNSIHTPTRSAKQENSIQKVQIVDKSVVKDNKTDSVPVNAVVHVSGKPSQAPLNASKVQTRELLNSTGVSKQGGLHKVMTLDSTLKPRDSHAVGQFGWAAVVAPDDQEESKRRWSEGYFNVFLSEQIPVDRAVPDTRPPACSQMLVHNDLPTTSVIFCFVDEVWSTLLRSVHSVLNRSPPHLLKEVLLVDDCSTKDYLKDKLDIYMSQFPKVRIIRLKERHGLIRARLAGAAEARGDVLTFLDSHIECNVGWLEPLLDRVYLDRRKVVCPVIEVINDKDMSYVMVDNFQRGIFKWPLVFGWSTLPNDFISKNNVKVSDPLRCPVMAGGLFSIDRKYFYELGTYDPGLDVWGGENMEISFKIWMCGGEIEIIPCSRVGHIFRGENPYGFPKDRQRTVERNLARVAEVWLDEYKEIFYGHSYLHLLDKNVINIGNLTAQIQLREKLHCKSFKWYLENIYPELEAPLVKAEGLVFNVGNRKCLVQENGSLSFEICDLSKQNQHFSYSWVRTLRQNITCVSPQATGRGVALEPCDNTKAHHRWLHKSNKFLAEHLIAEVHHQRMCLEAGSTGDISMKSCDASNSYQQWHFTHYYAQ